One region of Polypterus senegalus isolate Bchr_013 chromosome 11, ASM1683550v1, whole genome shotgun sequence genomic DNA includes:
- the LOC120539688 gene encoding apoptosis facilitator Bcl-2-like protein 14 isoform X2, whose product MLRMCPTSATEMENSSPSDSIYETYEFKMLMVYVQRRRPTLDSPDGKKIEQADAAEEDNSEKVAEKLGEILNSNDHFKNLSLSLESLETDGNEDEEQDVIQKVVNLIRESGDQLNERIKEDKRIEQCLTETFTYSLFKNVLDLFFKQSMNVKDEVKIAYTAELTTKFCAIDHHPMNMVLGFGAKYLQDNFSQWIQSHGGWEKGLQITDEEEVE is encoded by the exons ATGTTAAG aatGTGTCCTACCTCAGCAACAGAGATGGAAAACAGCTCGCCATCAGACAGCATCTATGAAACCTATGAATTTAAGATGCTAATGGTCTATGTCCAGCGTAGGAGGCCTACATTAGACTCCCCAGATGGCAAGAAAATAGAGCAAGCAGATGCAGCTG AAGAGGATAACTCCGAAAAAGTTGCAGAAAAACTTGGAGAGATTCTTAATTCAAATGATCATTTCAAGAATTTGTCACTATCTTTGGAAAGTCTTGAGACAGATGGAAATGAAg ATGAAGAGCAGGACGTGATCCAGAAAGTCGTGAACCTAATAAGAGAGTCTGGCGACCAACTCAATGAACGG attaaagaagacaaaagaattgAACAGTGCTTAACTGAGACGTTTACATACAGcctatttaaaaatgtacttgatttgtttttcaaacaaTCAATGAATGTCAAGGATGAGGTTAAGATTGCATACACTGCTGAACTCACAACAAAATTTTGTGCAATTGACCATCATCCCATGAATATGGTATTAGGATTTGGAGCCAAGTATTTGCAAGATAATTTTAGTCAATGGATTCAGAGTCATGGTGGATGG GAAAAAGGGTTGCAGATCACTGATGAGGAGGAGGTTGAATAA
- the LOC120539688 gene encoding apoptosis facilitator Bcl-2-like protein 14 isoform X1 — MLRMCPTSATEMENSSPSDSIYETYEFKMLMVYVQRRRPTLDSPDGKKIEQADAAGEENKQKGSAKKQKKWKGWKKLLPKCVTSPDVVVGHEEDAIANRMLQKEDNSEKVAEKLGEILNSNDHFKNLSLSLESLETDGNEDEEQDVIQKVVNLIRESGDQLNERIKEDKRIEQCLTETFTYSLFKNVLDLFFKQSMNVKDEVKIAYTAELTTKFCAIDHHPMNMVLGFGAKYLQDNFSQWIQSHGGWEKGLQITDEEEVE; from the exons ATGTTAAG aatGTGTCCTACCTCAGCAACAGAGATGGAAAACAGCTCGCCATCAGACAGCATCTATGAAACCTATGAATTTAAGATGCTAATGGTCTATGTCCAGCGTAGGAGGCCTACATTAGACTCCCCAGATGGCAAGAAAATAGAGCAAGCAGATGCAGCTGGTGAGGAGAACAAGCAGAAAGGttcagcaaaaaaacaaaagaaatggaaaggtTGGAAGAAACTTCTTCCCAAGTGTGTGACGTCACCTGATGTAGTTGTTGGCCATGAGGAAGATGCAATAGCAAACCGGATGCTACAAA AAGAGGATAACTCCGAAAAAGTTGCAGAAAAACTTGGAGAGATTCTTAATTCAAATGATCATTTCAAGAATTTGTCACTATCTTTGGAAAGTCTTGAGACAGATGGAAATGAAg ATGAAGAGCAGGACGTGATCCAGAAAGTCGTGAACCTAATAAGAGAGTCTGGCGACCAACTCAATGAACGG attaaagaagacaaaagaattgAACAGTGCTTAACTGAGACGTTTACATACAGcctatttaaaaatgtacttgatttgtttttcaaacaaTCAATGAATGTCAAGGATGAGGTTAAGATTGCATACACTGCTGAACTCACAACAAAATTTTGTGCAATTGACCATCATCCCATGAATATGGTATTAGGATTTGGAGCCAAGTATTTGCAAGATAATTTTAGTCAATGGATTCAGAGTCATGGTGGATGG GAAAAAGGGTTGCAGATCACTGATGAGGAGGAGGTTGAATAA